The following proteins come from a genomic window of Gynuella sunshinyii YC6258:
- a CDS encoding MBL fold metallo-hydrolase has protein sequence MTTSLLKPVATPAAARKETSSRYDNGRFYNLDPTEKVPHQLWKIFKALLFGNYPRRVPDKYIPIQTLTAAILDNLAEDAAVAYRLGHSSLLLKLDGHFWLTDPVFSERASPVQFLGSRRFHQPPISVSELPPIKAVILSHNHYDHLDKHTILQLADKVEYFVTPVGVGLDLQKWGIDPVCIIECDWWQSIRIGETEFTATPAQHFSGRSLGDRDGTLWCSWVIKGQQKKLFFSGDSGYFSGFKHIGQEYGPFDITFIETGAYSDLWPDVHMTPEQSVQAHIDLRGKGMVPIHNGTFSLSFHPWDEPFERVSKAAQEQQVTLHTPLIGAPLDLDEPGETEAWWRLE, from the coding sequence ATGACGACATCCTTGCTTAAACCGGTTGCCACGCCTGCGGCAGCCCGCAAAGAAACATCCAGTCGGTATGATAACGGCCGCTTTTACAATCTGGACCCGACCGAAAAAGTGCCACATCAGCTGTGGAAAATATTCAAGGCGTTGTTGTTTGGTAACTACCCCCGCCGGGTACCAGACAAATATATCCCCATTCAGACGTTGACTGCCGCCATACTGGATAACCTCGCGGAAGATGCAGCAGTGGCTTATCGGTTGGGGCACTCCTCGTTATTGTTGAAACTCGATGGCCATTTCTGGCTGACCGATCCGGTGTTTTCAGAACGCGCGTCACCGGTACAGTTTTTGGGTTCCAGACGCTTTCATCAACCGCCGATCAGTGTTTCTGAACTACCTCCCATCAAAGCGGTCATTCTCTCCCACAACCACTACGACCACCTCGACAAACACACCATTCTTCAGCTGGCCGATAAAGTTGAATACTTTGTCACACCGGTTGGTGTTGGTTTGGACCTGCAAAAATGGGGCATTGACCCGGTTTGTATTATTGAATGTGACTGGTGGCAATCGATCCGAATCGGCGAAACCGAATTCACCGCTACGCCAGCACAGCATTTTTCCGGTCGCAGTCTGGGTGATCGCGACGGTACGCTGTGGTGTTCATGGGTCATTAAAGGACAACAGAAAAAGCTGTTTTTCAGTGGTGACAGCGGTTACTTCTCCGGCTTCAAACATATCGGTCAGGAATACGGCCCGTTCGATATCACCTTTATTGAAACCGGTGCCTACAGTGACCTCTGGCCAGACGTCCATATGACCCCGGAACAATCCGTACAGGCTCACATTGATCTACGGGGAAAAGGCATGGTGCCCATCCACAATGGTACCTTCAGCCTTTCATTTCACCCCTGGGATGAACCGTTTGAGCGGGTGTCCAAAGCGGCGCAGGAACAACAAGTTACACTACACACTCCCCTGATCGGTGCGCCACTGGATCTTGATGAACCCGGCGAGACCGAAGCCTGGTGGCGACTGGAATAG
- a CDS encoding GNAT family N-acetyltransferase: MTYALKAEIPSVEHYIAIRLAAGLSRKSEQAATIGLKNSLYSVVVYHQSSPIGIGRVIGDGGCFFEITDMAVLPEHQGKGIGAMIMTALVDWLHQNAPSTAYVSLMADHHTPDFYQKFGFTKAELPKSSGMFLRIP, translated from the coding sequence ATGACCTACGCCCTGAAAGCGGAAATACCTTCCGTCGAACACTATATTGCAATACGACTGGCTGCCGGTCTGTCCCGTAAATCGGAACAGGCTGCAACTATTGGCCTGAAAAACAGCCTCTACAGCGTTGTGGTGTATCACCAGTCAAGCCCGATCGGAATTGGTCGTGTGATTGGCGATGGCGGCTGTTTTTTTGAGATCACCGATATGGCTGTGTTGCCAGAGCATCAGGGAAAAGGAATCGGGGCAATGATCATGACTGCACTGGTTGACTGGTTGCATCAGAATGCCCCCAGTACCGCCTATGTCAGCCTGATGGCCGACCATCACACTCCGGATTTTTATCAGAAGTTTGGTTTCACCAAAGCCGAGTTACCCAAATCATCAGGGATGTTTCTGCGTATTCCCTGA